The Candidatus Sulfotelmatobacter sp. genome includes a region encoding these proteins:
- a CDS encoding SLBB domain-containing protein, which yields MRVRPPRPAGAFAFSLALLLSALAGAANAAGTMPALPGGMDPNELPAGTANPLEELQKPESKPIAEISSPVDAATYIVGPGDVMEVHVEGALSQTLTMVVGPEGTVFMRGYGTVRVGGLTLEKARDAIRQQIGGGSRRELQLDIQLTRVRMLRVYPTGMVTSAAPVELPATARISDALEANRLIAVNGSHRNVRVQHRDGTVETADLGRFVRIGDSSLNPLVRDDDVLQVGTERAFVEVTGAVARPARIEMGPADSLRTLLALGGGALDSARPDSAMFVRWTSPTTRESSWVSLDAIASGAVNPPLRDGDALFVYFLPEYHRLEVATILGEVKVPGVYPLHPGVTRLSDLIRLAGGFGDRADQRSLHVFRARPGSVRPDTRPDPEFERLATMARSQMTNSEYDALRTQLSLLREDYRVDWTTVQKNPENDILLLRDDLVRVDPLNLSVRVDGQVRQPGLVQYRPGQPIYKYIDNAGGFTDRASSGKILVTRTVNGQTIHVTQVNDINPGDMIYVPERSDRTIWDQLAVLIAVGAQVATIVIAVRHY from the coding sequence GTGAGGGTTCGCCCGCCTCGCCCTGCGGGTGCGTTCGCGTTCTCGCTCGCACTGCTGCTCTCGGCGCTGGCGGGTGCTGCGAATGCCGCGGGCACAATGCCCGCCCTTCCCGGAGGCATGGATCCCAATGAGCTTCCCGCCGGGACCGCCAATCCGCTCGAAGAGCTGCAGAAGCCCGAATCGAAGCCCATTGCCGAGATCTCGAGCCCGGTGGATGCCGCCACCTATATCGTGGGTCCGGGCGACGTGATGGAAGTGCACGTCGAGGGCGCGCTGTCGCAGACCCTGACGATGGTGGTCGGCCCCGAAGGCACGGTGTTCATGCGCGGCTACGGCACCGTCAGGGTGGGTGGCCTGACGCTCGAGAAGGCGCGTGACGCGATTCGCCAGCAGATCGGCGGTGGCTCGCGGCGCGAACTGCAGCTCGACATCCAGCTGACGCGCGTTCGCATGCTGCGGGTCTATCCCACCGGCATGGTCACCAGCGCCGCGCCGGTCGAGCTGCCCGCCACCGCGCGAATCAGCGATGCGCTCGAAGCCAACCGGTTGATCGCGGTGAACGGTTCGCATCGCAATGTGCGCGTTCAGCATCGCGACGGCACCGTCGAGACCGCGGACCTGGGGCGCTTCGTTCGAATCGGCGACTCCTCGCTTAATCCGCTGGTGCGCGACGACGACGTGCTGCAGGTCGGTACCGAACGCGCATTCGTCGAAGTCACCGGCGCAGTGGCCCGGCCGGCGCGGATCGAGATGGGCCCGGCCGACAGCCTGCGCACGCTGCTCGCGCTCGGAGGCGGCGCACTGGATTCGGCACGGCCCGACAGCGCGATGTTCGTGCGCTGGACTTCGCCGACGACGCGTGAGTCGTCGTGGGTCAGCCTGGACGCCATCGCCAGCGGCGCCGTCAATCCGCCGTTGCGCGACGGCGACGCGTTGTTCGTCTATTTCCTGCCCGAATATCACCGGCTCGAGGTGGCCACCATCCTCGGCGAGGTCAAGGTCCCTGGCGTCTATCCGTTGCATCCCGGGGTGACGCGGCTCAGCGACCTCATCCGGCTCGCCGGCGGCTTCGGCGACCGCGCGGACCAGCGCTCGCTGCACGTCTTTCGCGCGCGCCCCGGATCGGTTCGACCCGACACGCGACCCGATCCCGAATTCGAGCGCCTGGCCACCATGGCCCGCAGCCAGATGACGAACTCGGAATACGACGCTCTGCGCACCCAGCTTTCGCTGCTGCGCGAGGACTACCGCGTCGACTGGACCACGGTGCAGAAGAATCCCGAGAACGACATCCTCCTGCTTCGCGACGATCTGGTGCGCGTGGATCCGCTCAATCTCTCGGTGCGCGTCGACGGCCAGGTGCGCCAGCCCGGCCTGGTGCAATACCGGCCGGGACAGCCGATCTACAAGTACATCGACAACGCCGGTGGGTTCACGGATCGCGCCAGCAGCGGCAAGATCCTGGTCACGCGGACGGTGAACGGACAGACCATTCACGTCACCCAGGTGAACGACATCAATCCAGGCGACATGATCTACGTCCCCGAACGCTCCGACCGCACGATCTGGGACCAACTCGCCGTGCTGATCGCGGTTGGCGCCCAGGTCGCGACCATCGTCATCGCCGTCAGACACTACTAA
- the rfbB gene encoding dTDP-glucose 4,6-dehydratase, translated as MPASLDGARLLVTGGAGFIGSNFVHYVLERHPRARLVVLDALTYAGRRENLDGLPASQLRFVHGDIRDPASVADAMKDCEYVINFAAESHVDRSIERPGEFIQTDVYGVFVLAEEARRAGVRRFIQVSTDEVYGEVMEGAASESWPLQPRSPYAASKAGGDRLAYAYHATYGLPVVVTRCSNNYGPRQYPEKLVPLFVTNALEDRPLPVYGTGLNRRDWLHVDDHCAALVTLLLHEGVEGETFNIGGGEELDVLSITGTLLELLGKPKSLIRHVEDRPGHDRRYALDCSKLARLTGWKPRIAFADGIRQTVEWYRDHESWWRPIKAGEFREYYERMYGQRRVLKEVRS; from the coding sequence ATGCCCGCCTCGCTCGACGGCGCGCGGTTGCTGGTCACGGGCGGCGCCGGGTTCATCGGCTCCAATTTCGTGCACTACGTGCTCGAGCGCCATCCGCGCGCGCGTCTCGTGGTGCTGGACGCGCTCACCTACGCCGGGCGCCGTGAGAATCTCGATGGCCTGCCCGCATCGCAACTTCGATTCGTCCACGGCGACATTCGCGATCCCGCATCAGTGGCGGATGCCATGAAGGACTGCGAGTACGTGATCAACTTCGCCGCCGAATCGCACGTCGATCGCTCGATCGAGCGGCCGGGCGAATTCATCCAGACCGACGTCTACGGCGTGTTCGTACTGGCCGAAGAGGCGCGCCGCGCCGGCGTCCGGCGGTTCATCCAGGTCTCGACCGACGAGGTGTACGGCGAGGTGATGGAGGGGGCGGCGTCCGAGAGCTGGCCGTTGCAGCCACGCAGTCCGTACGCCGCAAGCAAGGCCGGTGGCGATCGGCTCGCCTACGCGTACCACGCCACCTACGGGCTGCCGGTGGTGGTGACGCGCTGTTCCAACAACTACGGCCCGCGCCAGTATCCCGAGAAGCTGGTGCCGCTGTTCGTGACCAACGCGCTCGAGGATCGGCCGCTGCCGGTCTACGGCACCGGACTCAATCGCCGCGACTGGCTGCACGTGGACGACCACTGCGCGGCGCTCGTGACCCTGCTGCTCCACGAAGGGGTCGAAGGCGAGACCTTCAACATCGGGGGCGGAGAAGAGCTGGACGTGCTGAGCATCACCGGCACCCTGCTCGAGCTGCTCGGCAAGCCGAAGTCTCTCATCCGCCACGTCGAGGATCGGCCCGGGCACGATCGCCGCTACGCGCTCGATTGCTCTAAGCTCGCCCGCCTCACCGGCTGGAAGCCCCGCATCGCCTTCGCCGACGGCATCCGGCAGACGGTGGAGTGGTATCGCGACCACGAATCGTGGTGGCGTCCGATCAAGGCCGGCGAATTCCGCGAGTACTACGAGCGCATGTACGGCCAGCGCCGGGTGCTGAAGGAGGTGCGCTCGTGA